The following are encoded together in the Parabacteroides chongii genome:
- the hypB gene encoding hydrogenase nickel incorporation protein HypB: MCGTCGCGEHHHHHEHDHTHDHGHEHHHHHHDEDKVITLEQDILQRNNLLAERNRGYFEAKEIFCLNLMSSPGSGKTTLLEETVRRLNGKLPLYVIEGDQQTSNDADRIAALNIPVFQVNTGTGCHLEADMVNHAVKHLSPANGSILFIENVGNLVCPAMFDLGEAKKVVIVSTTEGDDKPLKYPHIFAEADVCVINKTDLAPYLNTNIETLRNNALKVNHHLEVFEVSATKGDGMDAWCDWLCRECTKCK, from the coding sequence ATGTGTGGAACTTGCGGGTGTGGAGAACACCATCATCATCACGAACACGACCATACTCATGATCATGGCCATGAACATCATCATCACCACCACGATGAAGATAAGGTAATAACACTTGAACAGGATATACTTCAGCGAAACAATCTGCTTGCTGAACGCAACCGCGGTTATTTTGAGGCAAAAGAAATCTTTTGCCTGAACCTGATGAGTTCGCCCGGTTCCGGAAAGACGACATTGCTGGAAGAAACCGTCCGTCGTTTGAATGGGAAACTGCCGCTGTATGTTATCGAAGGCGACCAGCAGACATCCAACGATGCAGACCGTATTGCGGCTTTGAATATCCCGGTTTTCCAGGTGAATACCGGAACAGGCTGCCACCTGGAGGCAGATATGGTGAACCATGCCGTCAAACATCTTTCTCCGGCAAATGGCTCGATATTGTTTATTGAAAATGTCGGTAATCTGGTTTGCCCTGCCATGTTCGATTTGGGAGAGGCAAAGAAAGTCGTTATCGTAAGTACGACCGAAGGGGATGACAAGCCGTTAAAATACCCGCATATCTTTGCGGAAGCAGATGTCTGTGTGATCAATAAGACAGACCTCGCACCCTATCTCAATACAAATATAGAGACATTGAGGAATAATGCTTTAAAGGTAAATCATCATTTGGAAGTATTCGAAGTGTCGGCTACGAAAGGCGACGGGATGGATGCCTGGTGTGACTGGTTATGCCGGGAATGCACAAAATGTAAATAA
- the tilS gene encoding tRNA lysidine(34) synthetase TilS codes for MRNIVRAYIEKQQLLSADRPVLVGLSGGADSVALLALLVQLDFPCIALHCNFHLRGDESVRDERFAEDMACRLHVPFHKIDFDTTAYATEHHLSIEMAARELRYSWFEEMRQRWEAQAIAVAHHRDDSVETVLMNLVRGTGVRGLGGIRPKNGYVVRPLLTVSRSEILDWLEEQQLPYVTDSTNLSDAYTRNFIRLRVLPLLEELNPSVRSAIARTADHLAETETIYLHVVEKARRELMEAGSRIPIIRLLRYPSPATILYELLKPYGFSRQVADDVFRSLEKESGKMFYSSDYCLLKDREYLLLEPRKQEAVVEYVFTAEDILEDIWRGPIELSFFKSVITNDFCIRKDKHIAYFDYDKLSFPLTLRKWKEGDWFIPFGMKGRKKLSDYFSDHKFSRMDKERTWLLCSGENILWIVGERSDNRFCLDKTTKSVLIVNFFSTKITE; via the coding sequence ATGAGAAATATTGTTCGTGCATATATAGAGAAGCAGCAGCTGTTGTCTGCTGACAGGCCTGTGCTGGTTGGACTGAGTGGAGGAGCTGATTCGGTTGCTTTGCTTGCTTTGCTTGTGCAGTTGGATTTTCCATGTATTGCTCTCCATTGTAATTTCCATCTGCGTGGTGATGAATCTGTGCGTGATGAACGGTTTGCCGAAGATATGGCATGCAGGCTGCATGTGCCTTTCCATAAAATAGATTTTGATACGACTGCCTATGCGACGGAACATCATCTATCTATCGAGATGGCAGCCCGTGAACTGCGTTACAGTTGGTTTGAAGAAATGAGGCAGCGCTGGGAGGCACAGGCTATTGCTGTGGCGCATCATCGTGATGATAGTGTGGAAACGGTGTTGATGAACCTGGTGCGGGGGACAGGGGTCCGTGGACTGGGAGGTATCCGTCCGAAAAACGGGTATGTGGTGCGTCCGTTGCTGACGGTCAGCCGCAGCGAGATACTGGACTGGCTGGAAGAACAGCAGTTACCCTATGTTACCGACAGTACCAATCTTTCGGATGCTTATACACGTAACTTTATCCGTCTTCGCGTACTTCCTTTATTGGAGGAATTGAATCCCTCCGTACGGTCGGCGATAGCGCGCACAGCCGATCATTTGGCAGAAACTGAAACTATCTACCTGCATGTGGTAGAGAAAGCCCGTCGGGAACTGATGGAAGCGGGGAGCCGTATCCCGATTATCCGTTTACTTCGGTATCCTTCGCCCGCAACAATCCTCTATGAATTGTTGAAGCCATATGGTTTTTCCCGTCAAGTAGCCGATGATGTATTCCGTTCATTGGAGAAAGAGTCGGGTAAAATGTTCTATTCATCCGATTATTGTTTATTGAAAGATCGTGAATATCTGCTGCTGGAACCGAGAAAACAAGAAGCCGTTGTGGAATATGTGTTTACGGCGGAAGATATTTTGGAGGATATCTGGCGTGGTCCGATTGAACTTTCTTTCTTTAAATCTGTTATTACTAATGACTTCTGTATCCGGAAAGATAAGCATATCGCTTATTTCGATTACGACAAACTCTCTTTTCCCCTGACATTGCGTAAATGGAAAGAAGGGGACTGGTTCATTCCTTTTGGGATGAAAGGCCGTAAGAAATTGAGTGATTATTTTTCCGATCATAAATTCAGTCGTATGGATAAGGAGCGGACGTGGCTTCTTTGTAGCGGTGAAAACATTCTCTGGATTGTGGGAGAGCGCTCCGATAATCGCTTCTGTCTCGACAAAACGACTAAGAGTGTGCTAATTGTGAATTTTTTTTCGACAAAAATAACAGAATAA
- the aspS gene encoding aspartate--tRNA ligase, whose product MYRTRTCGNLRLADEGLVVTLAGWVQRTRKMGGMTFVDLRDRYGITQLVFNQEVDADLCEKANKLGREYVIQATGTVRERSSKNKNIPTGDIELIVSEMNILNAAATPPFTIEDETDGGDDLRMKYRYLDLRRNAVRKNLELRHRMAFEVRNYLDKQGFLEVETPVLVNSTPEGARDFVVPSRMNPGQFYALPQSPQTLKQLLMVSGFDRYFQIVKCFRDEDLRADRQPEFTQIDCEMSFVEQEDVLNIFEGMAKHLFKVIRGVEIKEPFLRMSWHDAMKYYGSDKPDLRFGMKFVELMDVMKGHGFSVFDDAAYIGGICAEGAATYTRKQLDALTEFVKRPQVGAKGMVYARVEADGNVKSSVDKFYTQETLQQMKEAFGAKPGDLILILSGDDAMKTRKQLCELRLEVASQLGLRDKNKFACLWVVDFPLFEWSEEDQRFYAMHHPFTSPKPEDIPLLDTDTGAVRANAYDMVINGVEVGGGSIRIHDSKLQDKMFQLLGFTEERAQSQFGFLMNAFKYGAPPHGGLAYGLDRWVSLFAGLDSIRDCIAFPKNNSGRDVMLDAPSVIDDSQLDELCLKVDVKE is encoded by the coding sequence ATGTATAGAACAAGAACATGTGGAAACTTGCGCCTGGCAGACGAAGGTCTGGTGGTTACTTTAGCCGGATGGGTGCAGAGAACTCGTAAGATGGGCGGTATGACATTTGTCGATCTCCGTGACCGTTATGGTATAACCCAGTTGGTATTCAACCAGGAAGTGGATGCCGATCTTTGCGAAAAGGCAAACAAACTGGGACGCGAGTATGTTATTCAGGCAACAGGTACGGTTAGGGAACGTTCCAGTAAGAACAAAAATATCCCGACTGGCGATATCGAACTGATCGTTTCGGAGATGAATATACTGAACGCGGCGGCTACTCCTCCTTTCACTATCGAAGACGAAACGGACGGGGGCGATGACCTGCGTATGAAATACCGTTATCTGGATTTGCGTCGTAACGCAGTTCGTAAAAACCTCGAATTGCGCCACCGCATGGCTTTTGAAGTTCGTAACTATTTGGATAAACAGGGATTTTTGGAAGTGGAAACTCCGGTACTGGTCAATTCGACTCCCGAAGGTGCACGTGACTTCGTGGTTCCTTCACGAATGAATCCGGGACAGTTCTATGCATTGCCACAGTCTCCGCAGACCTTGAAGCAGTTGTTGATGGTGTCTGGCTTCGACCGTTATTTCCAAATCGTTAAATGTTTCCGTGACGAAGACCTGCGTGCCGACCGTCAGCCGGAATTTACACAGATCGACTGTGAAATGAGTTTCGTTGAACAGGAAGATGTGCTGAATATCTTTGAAGGTATGGCAAAACATTTGTTTAAGGTGATCCGTGGTGTCGAGATCAAAGAGCCGTTCCTGCGTATGAGCTGGCACGATGCAATGAAATATTATGGTAGCGACAAGCCCGACTTGCGTTTCGGTATGAAGTTTGTCGAATTGATGGATGTCATGAAAGGGCATGGCTTCTCTGTATTCGACGACGCGGCTTATATCGGTGGTATCTGTGCCGAAGGGGCAGCGACCTATACACGCAAACAGTTGGATGCACTGACTGAATTTGTAAAACGCCCGCAGGTAGGAGCAAAGGGGATGGTATATGCCCGCGTGGAAGCCGACGGAAACGTGAAATCGAGTGTGGATAAATTCTATACACAGGAAACTTTGCAGCAGATGAAGGAGGCTTTCGGTGCAAAACCGGGCGACCTGATCCTGATTCTTTCCGGCGACGATGCGATGAAGACACGCAAACAGCTTTGCGAATTGCGTCTTGAAGTGGCAAGCCAGTTGGGATTGCGCGATAAGAATAAGTTCGCTTGTCTGTGGGTTGTTGACTTCCCGCTGTTCGAGTGGAGCGAAGAAGATCAGCGTTTCTACGCTATGCACCATCCGTTTACATCTCCGAAACCGGAAGATATTCCGTTGCTGGATACGGATACCGGAGCTGTACGTGCGAATGCTTACGATATGGTTATCAATGGTGTTGAAGTGGGCGGCGGTTCTATCCGTATCCATGACAGCAAATTGCAGGATAAGATGTTCCAGTTACTGGGATTCACTGAAGAGAGAGCACAGTCTCAGTTCGGCTTCCTGATGAATGCTTTCAAATATGGAGCACCCCCTCACGGAGGTCTGGCTTATGGTCTGGACCGTTGGGTTTCGTTGTTTGCCGGTCTCGATTCGATTCGCGACTGTATCGCATTCCCGAAGAACAACTCCGGTCGCGATGTCATGCTCGATGCACCGTCGGTTATCGACGATTCGCAGCTGGATGAATTGTGCCTGAAAGTAGACGTAAAAGAATAA
- a CDS encoding recombinase family protein, which yields MIIAYTRTYSNKQQSDNQKNAIEQFAANNNISIDKWHKDTRTTSSRHKNRLEEIIKNMNAGDTLIVADVTRLSRRLMEIMHLILLCIEKKITLYCLKEGYTFENNVDSKTLAFTFGLVSEIESKLISTRTKESLEITRSRGKVLGRPKGTPKMDHLMAQKEQIEKELNRENATYAELAEFYQVSLSCFKNFVRNNISPSHPGRKRRRRETE from the coding sequence ATGATAATTGCCTATACACGAACATATTCAAACAAGCAACAAAGTGACAATCAAAAAAATGCGATTGAACAGTTTGCCGCAAACAATAACATTTCTATAGATAAATGGCATAAAGATACACGTACGACCTCCTCACGACACAAAAACAGGCTTGAAGAAATAATCAAGAATATGAACGCTGGCGACACACTGATTGTAGCCGATGTTACACGCCTGAGCCGGAGGTTGATGGAAATTATGCATTTGATCTTATTATGTATTGAGAAAAAGATAACCCTTTATTGTCTCAAAGAGGGCTATACTTTTGAAAATAACGTTGACAGCAAGACGTTAGCATTTACTTTCGGGCTGGTTTCGGAAATCGAAAGCAAACTGATCTCGACACGAACAAAAGAATCGCTGGAGATAACCAGAAGCCGGGGTAAAGTCCTCGGACGACCGAAAGGAACTCCTAAAATGGATCATCTGATGGCTCAGAAAGAGCAGATAGAAAAGGAACTCAACAGAGAAAATGCGACCTATGCCGAATTAGCCGAGTTCTACCAGGTATCGCTCAGTTGTTTTAAAAATTTTGTCAGAAACAATATTTCACCTTCCCATCCCGGACGAAAGCGGAGAAGAAGAGAGACGGAATAA
- a CDS encoding acetate--CoA ligase family protein gives MINRELIDPKSIVVVGGSNNVHKPGGRLVRNLLDGKYKGELYVVNAKEDDVQGLKSYHSVNDIPDTEMAIISIPGPSCPEAVDILAKQKNVKAFIVVSAGFGEETHEGAILENRMLESVNEAGASMIGPNCIGLMNMNFHGVFTQPIPEFHPDGVDFISSSGGTALFIIESALTKGLRFSSVWSVGNSKQIGVEEVIEYMDRHFDPVLDSKIKMLYIEQIKNPDKLLYHASSLIRKGCHIAAIKAGSTESGKRAASSHTGAIASSDSAVEALFRKAGIVRCFSREELTTVASIFTLKDVKGKNCAIITHAGGPAVMLADALSKGRLNVPNLEGPVAAELKSKLYPGAAVGNPIDIIGTGTPEHLATAIDYCENHFEEIDLMMVIFGSPGLVKLYDAYEVLHKKMEECKKPIFPVLPSIVTAGPEVRSFVKKGHVNFSDEVTLGTALSRVLNTPKPMSTDIQLYGVNVPEVRRIIDQLPSNGYLAPEQVRTLLGAANIPLVEEFTSTDKDELIAFAKRVKFPVVAKVVGPVHKSDIGGVALNIRSEEHLLFEFERMMRLPDVTAVMVQPMLKGQELFLGAKYEEGFGHVILCGLGGIFVEVLKDVSYGLAPLSYDETFSMIRSLRGYPIIKGTRGQKGIDEQQYADIIVRLSTILRFASEIKEMDINPLLATDRGLFAVDARIRIEK, from the coding sequence ATGATTAACCGAGAATTAATCGACCCGAAGAGCATAGTCGTTGTAGGCGGCTCAAATAATGTACACAAGCCGGGCGGGCGTTTGGTACGAAATCTCCTCGATGGTAAATATAAAGGAGAACTGTATGTTGTGAATGCGAAGGAAGACGACGTGCAAGGTCTGAAGTCATATCATTCCGTAAACGATATACCGGATACGGAAATGGCTATCATATCGATTCCCGGTCCTTCCTGTCCTGAAGCTGTCGATATATTAGCGAAGCAGAAGAATGTAAAAGCTTTTATCGTAGTCTCTGCCGGATTCGGCGAGGAGACTCATGAAGGGGCGATCCTGGAGAACCGGATGCTCGAAAGTGTGAATGAAGCAGGAGCATCCATGATCGGTCCGAACTGCATCGGACTGATGAATATGAATTTTCATGGTGTATTTACACAACCTATACCCGAATTTCATCCGGACGGAGTGGATTTTATCTCCAGTTCCGGTGGTACGGCACTTTTCATTATTGAGTCGGCGTTGACAAAAGGTTTGCGCTTCTCGTCTGTTTGGTCTGTAGGTAACTCCAAGCAGATCGGAGTGGAGGAGGTGATCGAATACATGGACCGCCATTTCGATCCCGTACTCGATTCGAAAATCAAGATGCTGTATATCGAACAGATCAAGAATCCCGACAAACTGCTTTATCATGCTTCTTCGCTGATCCGCAAAGGATGCCATATCGCAGCGATCAAAGCGGGAAGTACGGAGTCCGGCAAACGTGCCGCCTCTTCACATACCGGTGCGATTGCCAGTTCCGATTCGGCTGTCGAGGCATTGTTCCGTAAAGCGGGTATCGTGCGTTGTTTCAGCCGTGAAGAACTGACGACTGTTGCCAGTATCTTTACCTTGAAAGATGTAAAAGGGAAGAATTGCGCTATCATCACACATGCCGGAGGGCCGGCTGTTATGTTGGCCGATGCTCTTTCGAAAGGCCGTCTGAATGTTCCTAACCTGGAAGGGCCTGTTGCTGCGGAATTGAAATCCAAGTTATATCCGGGAGCAGCAGTAGGTAATCCAATCGATATTATCGGAACCGGAACGCCGGAACATCTGGCTACGGCAATCGATTATTGCGAAAATCATTTCGAGGAAATCGATTTGATGATGGTCATTTTCGGAAGTCCCGGACTGGTCAAATTATATGACGCTTATGAAGTGCTTCATAAGAAGATGGAAGAATGTAAGAAGCCTATCTTCCCGGTATTGCCTTCTATCGTGACAGCCGGACCGGAAGTGCGTAGCTTCGTTAAAAAAGGGCATGTGAATTTCTCGGATGAAGTAACATTGGGTACAGCACTTTCGCGTGTGCTCAATACGCCGAAGCCGATGAGCACGGATATACAACTCTACGGAGTCAATGTGCCTGAAGTACGCCGCATCATCGACCAGCTCCCGTCAAACGGGTATCTGGCTCCCGAACAGGTCCGTACCTTATTGGGTGCTGCCAATATTCCGCTGGTGGAAGAGTTTACTTCGACCGATAAGGATGAGTTGATTGCTTTTGCCAAACGGGTAAAGTTCCCGGTTGTGGCCAAAGTGGTCGGTCCGGTGCATAAAAGTGATATCGGAGGTGTCGCCCTGAATATCCGTAGCGAAGAGCATCTGTTGTTTGAGTTTGAACGTATGATGCGTTTGCCGGATGTGACGGCTGTCATGGTACAGCCCATGTTGAAAGGGCAGGAATTGTTCCTGGGTGCTAAATATGAAGAAGGTTTCGGGCATGTGATCCTTTGCGGTCTGGGCGGAATCTTTGTCGAAGTGCTGAAAGATGTATCTTATGGTCTGGCACCTTTGTCGTATGATGAGACTTTTTCAATGATCCGTTCTTTGCGGGGATATCCGATTATAAAAGGAACGCGTGGACAGAAAGGTATCGACGAACAACAGTATGCCGATATTATCGTCCGTCTTTCTACAATACTGCGTTTTGCGTCTGAAATAAAAGAAATGGATATCAATCCGCTTCTGGCGACCGACCGTGGATTGTTTGCGGTAGATGCCCGTATCCGGATAGAAAAATAA
- the rho gene encoding transcription termination factor Rho: MQKYNILELNEKLLPELQSIAEELGIKKISSLKKEELVYRILDEQAISYAGLQAEKEKEKEAKKAEKQTKAKKPSKTAVAKAPKTESKSKAAKSETAAVVAPEATQPAEEKKVAVAVEKKEQPERKKRVRIEKKEKVAGAVVPANQTDDVKVTKTPQTVSTEVAVEKPLLPPVVVEGAPEELPAVEVVPEIPAVPVQKTAEVPAVETPAANEPKRVVFRHPDTKSVLDQLFPFSPSPAKQEKAAPQQPEQQNAPQQPQQQQQQNAPRQNNNRQNNQNNHNNQRNNTNASQDKQYEFDGILIGTGVLEMMQDGYGFLRSSDYNYLTSPDDIYVSQSQIKLFGLKTGDVVEGAIRPPKEGEKYFPLVKVDKINGRSPEDVRDRVPFDHLTPLFPDEKFMLTARKAPKVYDNIAVRVVDLFSPIGKGQRGLIVAQPKTGKTMLLKDIANAIAANHPEVYMIILLIDERPEEVTDMARSVDAEVIASTFDEPAERHVKIAEIVLNKAKRMVECGHDVVILLDSITRLARAYNTVQPASGKVLSGGVDANALQKPKRFFGAARNIENGGSLTILATALTETGSKMDDVIFEEFKGTGNMELQLDRKLSNKRIYPAVDITASSTRRDDLLQDESTLNRMWILRKYLSDMNSIEAMEFVKKRMEQTYDNMEFLASMNG, encoded by the coding sequence ATGCAGAAATATAACATTCTAGAACTAAATGAAAAACTCCTTCCTGAATTGCAGAGTATAGCGGAAGAGTTAGGAATTAAGAAGATAAGTTCTTTGAAAAAAGAAGAACTTGTTTATCGTATTCTTGATGAACAGGCTATCTCATATGCAGGTTTACAGGCAGAAAAGGAGAAAGAAAAAGAAGCTAAGAAAGCTGAAAAGCAAACGAAAGCAAAGAAGCCTTCTAAAACGGCGGTAGCGAAAGCTCCGAAAACCGAAAGCAAATCGAAAGCTGCAAAGTCCGAAACGGCTGCGGTTGTAGCTCCTGAAGCCACACAGCCGGCTGAAGAAAAGAAAGTAGCGGTTGCCGTAGAAAAGAAGGAACAGCCCGAGCGTAAGAAAAGAGTACGCATTGAAAAGAAAGAAAAAGTGGCAGGTGCAGTTGTACCGGCTAATCAGACCGACGATGTAAAGGTTACTAAAACTCCTCAGACTGTCTCTACGGAAGTAGCTGTGGAAAAACCTTTGTTGCCGCCGGTTGTGGTTGAAGGTGCTCCCGAAGAGTTGCCGGCAGTAGAAGTTGTTCCTGAAATTCCGGCAGTACCGGTACAGAAAACAGCTGAAGTACCGGCTGTTGAAACTCCGGCAGCCAACGAACCTAAAAGAGTTGTATTCAGACACCCTGACACCAAGTCGGTTCTCGATCAACTTTTCCCGTTCTCTCCTTCACCTGCTAAACAGGAAAAAGCAGCTCCGCAACAACCTGAACAGCAGAATGCCCCGCAGCAGCCGCAACAGCAACAGCAGCAAAATGCTCCCCGTCAGAATAATAACAGACAGAACAACCAGAATAATCACAATAATCAGCGCAACAATACTAATGCATCGCAAGACAAGCAGTACGAATTTGATGGAATTCTGATTGGTACGGGTGTATTGGAAATGATGCAGGATGGTTACGGTTTTCTGCGTTCGTCGGATTATAACTACCTGACTTCTCCGGATGACATCTATGTATCACAGTCACAGATCAAACTGTTTGGTTTGAAGACAGGTGATGTGGTAGAAGGTGCTATTCGTCCTCCGAAAGAAGGTGAAAAATATTTCCCGCTGGTAAAAGTCGACAAGATCAATGGCCGTTCACCGGAAGATGTACGCGACCGTGTTCCTTTCGATCATTTAACACCGCTTTTCCCGGATGAAAAGTTCATGCTTACGGCCCGTAAAGCTCCGAAAGTATATGATAATATAGCTGTTCGTGTAGTCGATCTGTTCTCGCCGATCGGTAAAGGACAACGTGGTCTGATCGTGGCACAGCCTAAGACCGGTAAGACGATGTTGCTGAAAGATATCGCTAATGCGATTGCTGCAAACCATCCGGAGGTATATATGATCATCCTGTTGATCGACGAACGTCCTGAAGAAGTAACCGATATGGCTCGTAGCGTAGATGCTGAAGTGATTGCCTCTACTTTCGATGAACCGGCAGAACGCCATGTGAAGATTGCCGAGATCGTATTGAACAAGGCAAAACGTATGGTGGAATGTGGTCACGATGTGGTAATCCTTTTGGACTCGATCACTCGTTTGGCACGTGCTTACAACACGGTTCAACCTGCTTCCGGTAAGGTTCTTTCCGGTGGTGTGGATGCGAACGCATTACAGAAACCGAAACGTTTCTTCGGTGCTGCCCGTAACATTGAGAACGGCGGCAGCCTGACGATTCTGGCAACGGCATTGACTGAAACAGGTTCGAAGATGGATGATGTGATCTTTGAAGAATTTAAGGGAACAGGTAATATGGAATTGCAGTTGGATCGCAAGCTGTCTAACAAACGTATTTATCCGGCTGTCGATATCACTGCGTCAAGTACTCGTCGCGATGATCTGTTGCAGGATGAAAGTACGCTGAACCGTATGTGGATACTTCGTAAATACCTGTCGGATATGAACTCGATCGAAGCAATGGAGTTTGTAAAGAAACGTATGGAGCAGACGTATGACAATATGGAGTTCCTGGCTTCCATGAACGGATAA
- a CDS encoding Nif3-like dinuclear metal center hexameric protein has product MIRIKDVLKELEQYAPLPLQESFDNAGVQVGDVNQLATGALLCLDVTEEVVDEAIELGCNLIISHHPLAFKAFKSLTGSTYIERCMMKACKYDLVIYAAHTNLDNAAGGVNFRLAELIGLENVRVLSPQKGALLKLVTFVPEAYAELVRTTLFNAGAGTVGAYDSCSFNLAGNGTFRAGEGTNPFCGEVGELHVEREIRIETILPAFRKPTITRALLSVHPYEEPVFDFYPLSNTWEQVGSGVVGELPEEEDELAFLQRIKDLFQVGCVKHSAFTGKPIREVALCGGSGAFLVKDAIAYGADVFITGEAKYNDFYDVEDRILLAVIGHYESEVCTKDIFYNIISKKFPTFAVHFSNVNSNPVKYL; this is encoded by the coding sequence ATGATACGGATAAAGGATGTACTGAAAGAATTAGAGCAATATGCTCCGTTGCCATTGCAGGAAAGCTTTGACAATGCAGGTGTACAGGTTGGCGATGTAAACCAGCTTGCAACCGGTGCGCTTCTGTGTCTCGATGTCACCGAGGAGGTGGTGGACGAGGCGATAGAACTGGGGTGTAATCTGATCATTTCCCATCATCCTTTAGCCTTTAAAGCGTTCAAGTCATTGACAGGCTCTACCTATATTGAGCGCTGCATGATGAAAGCCTGCAAGTATGACTTGGTGATCTATGCCGCTCATACCAATCTCGATAATGCAGCGGGCGGAGTGAATTTCCGTTTGGCAGAACTGATCGGTTTGGAAAACGTGCGTGTGCTGAGTCCTCAGAAAGGGGCTTTGCTGAAATTGGTTACATTCGTGCCCGAAGCGTATGCCGAACTGGTACGGACTACCTTGTTCAATGCGGGTGCCGGAACTGTAGGAGCTTATGATTCATGTAGTTTCAACCTGGCAGGGAACGGAACTTTCCGTGCCGGCGAAGGTACAAACCCGTTCTGTGGTGAAGTAGGGGAGTTGCATGTCGAACGTGAGATCCGTATCGAGACGATATTGCCTGCTTTCCGTAAGCCGACGATCACACGCGCTTTGCTTTCCGTTCATCCGTATGAAGAGCCGGTATTCGATTTCTACCCGTTGAGCAATACCTGGGAACAGGTCGGCTCGGGCGTCGTGGGCGAGTTGCCGGAAGAAGAGGACGAACTGGCTTTCCTGCAACGGATAAAAGACCTGTTTCAGGTTGGTTGCGTGAAGCATTCAGCCTTTACGGGTAAACCGATACGCGAGGTGGCGTTATGTGGCGGCAGCGGCGCGTTCCTGGTGAAAGACGCGATTGCCTATGGTGCGGACGTATTCATTACGGGGGAGGCCAAATACAATGACTTTTATGATGTAGAAGATCGTATTCTGCTGGCTGTAATAGGCCATTATGAATCCGAAGTATGTACAAAAGACATCTTTTATAACATAATATCGAAAAAATTCCCTACCTTTGCCGTACATTTTTCGAATGTTAATTCAAACCCGGTAAAATATTTATAG
- a CDS encoding hydrogenase maturation nickel metallochaperone HypA encodes MHEMSIAQSIVELAEEQARNRHSEAVEELELEIGRLAGVELHTLDFALESAVKGSMLEHASIVRHIIDGEGACTDCGRVFPMDALFTPCPACGSYCVKILKGKELRVKSIVIK; translated from the coding sequence ATGCATGAAATGTCTATTGCTCAAAGTATTGTCGAGCTGGCAGAGGAACAGGCGCGCAATCGTCATTCGGAAGCCGTCGAAGAACTGGAACTGGAAATCGGACGCCTGGCGGGTGTGGAATTGCATACGCTTGACTTCGCCCTTGAAAGTGCGGTGAAAGGTTCCATGCTCGAACATGCTTCGATCGTTCGTCATATTATCGACGGAGAAGGGGCTTGTACGGATTGCGGGCGGGTCTTTCCGATGGATGCTTTATTCACGCCTTGTCCGGCATGTGGTTCTTATTGTGTTAAAATCCTTAAAGGAAAAGAACTTCGTGTGAAATCGATTGTTATTAAATAA
- a CDS encoding zinc ribbon domain-containing protein: MATDKQSAEKEYTVEEKLSTLYQLQTMMTEIDKIKTLRGELPLEVQDLEDEIAGLETRLQNYQSEIQDYENAVVEQKHRITESTGLIERYKSQLDNVRNNREFDNLSKEIEFQGLEIEFSEKKIREFGESINHKKEEISQLSERLDGRKADLVQKKSELEEIISETKQEEERLREKAKKLETTIEPRLLTAFKRIRKGARNGLAVVYIQRDACGGCFNKIPPQKQMDIKLRKKVIVCEYCGRIMIDPELAGVEE, from the coding sequence ATGGCTACAGATAAACAATCAGCTGAAAAAGAGTATACAGTTGAAGAAAAGCTTTCTACGCTTTATCAACTTCAGACGATGATGACTGAGATTGATAAGATCAAAACGCTTCGTGGAGAGCTTCCCCTGGAAGTTCAGGACCTGGAAGATGAGATTGCAGGATTGGAAACCCGTCTTCAAAACTATCAGTCGGAGATCCAGGATTATGAGAATGCTGTTGTTGAACAGAAACACAGAATTACAGAATCTACCGGACTGATCGAGAGATATAAATCGCAACTGGATAACGTGCGCAATAACCGTGAATTTGATAACCTGTCAAAGGAAATCGAATTCCAGGGACTTGAAATCGAATTTTCTGAAAAGAAGATCCGCGAATTCGGTGAGTCGATTAACCATAAGAAAGAAGAGATCTCCCAGCTCTCTGAAAGACTGGATGGCCGTAAGGCTGACCTGGTTCAGAAGAAGAGTGAATTGGAAGAGATCATTTCTGAGACTAAGCAGGAAGAAGAAAGATTACGTGAAAAGGCTAAAAAGTTGGAAACAACGATCGAGCCTCGTTTGCTTACTGCTTTCAAACGTATCCGTAAAGGTGCCCGTAACGGTTTGGCTGTCGTTTATATCCAGCGTGATGCCTGTGGTGGTTGCTTTAACAAGATCCCGCCCCAGAAACAAATGGATATCAAGTTGCGTAAGAAAGTGATCGTTTGCGAATACTGCGGACGTATCATGATCGACCCGGAACTGGCAGGTGTAGAAGAATAA